The following coding sequences lie in one Myxococcales bacterium genomic window:
- a CDS encoding PEGA domain-containing protein: MARRQLSGVVALLVVLLCASVALAKPRRKRGRGKVQASSTEAQAEKPAPLPPDPYAGIPASRLLEAKRRFLEAVQLEQDGNHEAAIVEFEASYELVPRPNTLYNLGLVHEKLFRYDQAISYYALYLKRAPKDDPDRDAVMLAKERLQNLLGQVHIKVSPQADVWLDGRRLGQAPGTFFIPAGRHVLELRKDGYLPARRQLTVASRREHDLSVTLKSAKDEPPLHPAFFWTGVGLTVATAAVGTYFGIRTLSLNSDLEESDPLLPSTQTLQEDKDQAALLTDIFFISSAGLALTTVVLAIFTDWDGDEDDDASTSKDSAAWLPFVGPYTAGIQYRGAL, translated from the coding sequence ATGGCGCGTAGGCAACTGAGTGGCGTGGTAGCGCTGCTGGTCGTGCTGTTGTGCGCATCGGTGGCGCTTGCGAAGCCAAGGCGCAAGCGGGGTAGGGGCAAGGTTCAGGCGAGCTCAACTGAGGCCCAAGCAGAAAAGCCCGCGCCTTTACCCCCTGACCCCTACGCCGGCATTCCCGCATCGCGGTTGCTTGAAGCCAAACGCCGCTTCTTAGAAGCCGTGCAGCTTGAGCAAGACGGCAATCACGAAGCGGCGATTGTGGAGTTTGAAGCCTCGTACGAGCTCGTCCCTCGCCCCAACACCCTCTACAACTTGGGCCTGGTGCACGAAAAGCTGTTTCGCTACGACCAAGCGATTAGTTACTACGCGCTTTACTTAAAGCGCGCGCCCAAAGACGACCCTGACCGCGACGCTGTGATGCTTGCCAAAGAGCGCTTGCAAAATCTCTTGGGCCAGGTGCACATCAAAGTCAGCCCCCAAGCCGACGTCTGGCTCGATGGCCGACGCTTAGGCCAAGCCCCAGGCACGTTTTTTATCCCCGCAGGACGTCACGTGCTTGAGCTCAGAAAAGACGGCTACCTGCCCGCACGCCGCCAACTCACGGTCGCCTCCCGCCGCGAGCACGACCTTTCCGTCACCCTCAAAAGCGCCAAAGACGAACCGCCGCTTCATCCAGCCTTCTTTTGGACAGGTGTTGGCCTCACCGTCGCCACTGCTGCCGTGGGCACCTACTTCGGCATTCGCACCCTGAGTCTGAATAGCGACCTTGAAGAGAGCGACCCCTTGTTACCCAGCACCCAAACGCTCCAAGAAGACAAAGACCAAGCGGCGCTGCTCACCGACATCTTCTTCATCTCCTCGGCCGGTTTGGCCCTGACCACGGTCGTTCTTGCTATCTTCACCGACTGGGACGGTGACGAGGACGACGATGCCTCAACGTCCAAAGACAGCGCGGCATGGCTGCCGTTTGTGGGCCCCTATACCGCGGGCATTCAGTACCGAGGTGCGTTATGA
- a CDS encoding putative metal-binding motif-containing protein: MRARLGLIGALVLYAPLLGCGILGFGADIPVSCNDGPRTCADLNDSNPTGQACTFWACIDNRCRVVPKDTDQDGVLDNGCEPEGNPQDCDENDNRRFPGNTEICDYIDNNCNDDVDEGFAYGVAEPNIWPFSDAGITDPIKVSFATRSTEQGATLAATFDYYGTVDPQEGGLAVWSSPTEAPNPFRIFQKRIADNADGTTPGDDTWLTSSAYYNMLPVIADNDLGIVAAATYSGVDRYFAGLVQSEPTETLVRIHEDFHEYDPLWALGEHSNYAAAAWTERGLLVVGIKSCSSACYPSGLSNRDVFVHLLKKDDDTQAWTAASSSIIDHHGIGKVSTMGAAPVIIGLPSGSWLSAHVQDSPDEIWLTLIKLTNEATGDIESSLLAQLPSAHDLALSVGPSEDDMTTIALSYVTANNRAHVKLLSLAETPTPKATELVTIDAPIEDGTTTAHTKPLVTFHSELAEWLFVWRDDTRRLGMMRLSQDGTVIPNTFTHALAQEGRVLDQGFGVVPLKDPVKERDGDSGAYALVTYAKDNTASVFLTGAVDCGNP, translated from the coding sequence ATGAGGGCACGCCTCGGCTTGATCGGTGCGCTCGTTTTGTACGCTCCGCTACTCGGCTGCGGCATTTTGGGCTTTGGTGCCGACATCCCGGTCAGTTGCAACGACGGCCCTCGCACCTGCGCCGACCTCAACGACTCAAACCCCACAGGCCAAGCCTGCACCTTTTGGGCCTGCATCGATAACCGCTGCCGAGTGGTTCCCAAAGACACCGACCAAGACGGGGTGCTTGATAACGGCTGCGAACCTGAAGGCAACCCTCAAGACTGCGACGAAAACGACAACCGCCGTTTTCCGGGCAACACCGAAATCTGCGACTACATCGACAACAACTGCAACGATGACGTTGACGAGGGGTTTGCTTACGGTGTAGCCGAACCAAACATTTGGCCGTTTAGCGACGCCGGCATTACCGACCCGATTAAAGTCAGCTTCGCCACGCGGTCCACGGAGCAAGGCGCAACTCTTGCCGCAACATTTGATTATTACGGGACTGTCGATCCGCAAGAAGGTGGGCTCGCCGTGTGGTCCAGCCCCACTGAGGCACCCAATCCATTTCGAATTTTTCAGAAAAGAATAGCGGATAATGCCGATGGAACTACCCCTGGAGATGATACTTGGCTTACCTCATCAGCCTATTACAACATGCTACCAGTCATCGCTGACAACGACTTGGGAATCGTAGCCGCGGCTACCTATTCCGGCGTCGACCGCTACTTCGCTGGACTGGTGCAAAGTGAACCCACCGAAACCCTGGTGAGGATTCATGAAGACTTTCATGAGTATGACCCCCTTTGGGCTCTTGGCGAACATTCCAACTACGCAGCGGCGGCATGGACAGAGCGTGGTTTATTGGTGGTGGGCATAAAATCATGTAGCAGTGCTTGCTATCCCTCTGGCCTCAGCAATCGGGATGTCTTTGTGCACTTGCTCAAAAAAGACGACGACACTCAAGCGTGGACCGCAGCATCGTCCAGCATCATTGACCATCACGGCATTGGCAAAGTATCAACCATGGGTGCAGCCCCTGTCATCATAGGCTTGCCCTCGGGCAGTTGGCTCAGCGCTCATGTGCAAGACAGCCCCGACGAAATCTGGCTCACTTTAATCAAGCTCACCAATGAAGCCACTGGCGATATCGAATCCTCACTGCTCGCACAGCTGCCTTCAGCCCACGACCTTGCTTTGAGCGTGGGTCCCAGCGAAGATGACATGACTACGATAGCGCTCAGCTACGTCACGGCGAATAACCGCGCACATGTGAAGCTGCTTTCGCTTGCCGAAACGCCCACGCCAAAAGCCACGGAGCTTGTCACCATAGATGCGCCTATCGAAGACGGTACAACCACTGCGCACACAAAGCCTTTGGTAACGTTTCATTCTGAGCTCGCGGAATGGTTGTTTGTGTGGCGAGACGATACGAGACGCCTTGGTATGATGCGTCTTTCACAAGATGGGACTGTCATCCCCAACACCTTTACCCATGCCCTTGCCCAGGAAGGCAGGGTATTGGACCAAGGGTTCGGGGTCGTACCACTCAAGGACCCAGTAAAGGAGCGGGATGGTGACTCTGGCGCCTATGCGCTGGTAACCTATGCCAAGGACAATACGGCCTCCGTGTTTCTGACCGGCGCCGTCGACTGCGGAAATCCCTAG
- a CDS encoding trypsin-like serine protease — MRAGPYLVLVVAVSAVSACTLTPRESVDAGHAAVGGGAPSKDLHPSVAFIAASDEAQSEVNSGSGVIIGPHLVLTAAHVIKNDPFVIVVRPGALGDGENITEGLRLAVRHYVHPGYQAETSQRMGRHDVALLITDGEPFSATQIAAIGSSSDTSETQTFACGYEMVGYGSSGDTGGSETRRAASVCITSPGFFRSVTFRAPAALGFLETKPPDQSERDYLAAEFRFFSEGEVRTREFVPSDNDYIPFADEPSTLPSGYACHGDSGGGIFRISDGALVGILTGAVPQFAVCDAQKRPGLAKLAVSIAVDITRYPGWIASVAQGIVPENDPDCARGQDHTCARGGVPDAPSCGFLAAQLYGWKVLHVPPAAEFPEAALSERVQPPSLLTPQMIQTNAKSPYYVTDQQLNNWHALHGWRLQCDQSGGSPLASQSDGWVRLDGHVSASGFPGPSPVAANGTWDCLACYMWRGD; from the coding sequence ATGAGGGCCGGACCTTATCTTGTGCTCGTTGTGGCGGTGAGTGCCGTGAGTGCCTGCACCCTAACCCCAAGGGAGAGCGTGGATGCGGGCCACGCAGCAGTTGGCGGCGGCGCACCGTCTAAAGACTTGCATCCCTCGGTGGCGTTCATCGCCGCTTCGGATGAGGCCCAGTCGGAGGTGAACTCGGGCAGCGGTGTAATCATCGGCCCGCATCTGGTCCTTACCGCAGCGCATGTAATCAAAAACGATCCGTTTGTAATTGTAGTTCGACCTGGCGCACTTGGGGACGGCGAAAACATAACTGAGGGCTTGCGGCTAGCGGTACGTCATTATGTGCATCCTGGATATCAAGCTGAAACAAGCCAGCGCATGGGCCGCCATGACGTTGCGTTATTGATCACAGATGGCGAGCCGTTTTCGGCGACGCAAATTGCAGCCATTGGATCCTCCTCGGATACGTCCGAAACACAGACGTTTGCCTGCGGCTATGAAATGGTCGGCTACGGTAGCTCCGGGGATACCGGGGGCTCGGAAACTCGCCGAGCAGCCAGCGTCTGCATCACGTCGCCCGGATTCTTTCGCAGTGTGACTTTTCGCGCGCCGGCAGCTCTCGGGTTTCTCGAAACTAAGCCACCAGACCAGTCGGAGCGTGACTACCTGGCAGCCGAATTTCGGTTTTTTTCGGAGGGCGAAGTGCGTACACGCGAGTTCGTCCCGAGCGATAACGACTATATACCTTTTGCTGACGAGCCAAGTACGCTGCCGAGCGGGTACGCATGCCACGGTGACAGCGGCGGCGGCATCTTTCGCATTTCGGACGGTGCGCTGGTTGGCATCCTAACCGGCGCCGTGCCACAATTCGCAGTATGTGACGCTCAAAAGCGTCCCGGTCTAGCGAAACTGGCTGTCTCGATAGCGGTAGACATCACGCGTTACCCAGGCTGGATTGCCAGTGTCGCGCAAGGGATCGTTCCCGAGAACGATCCCGATTGCGCGCGGGGACAAGATCACACATGCGCGCGTGGTGGAGTGCCGGACGCGCCGAGTTGTGGTTTTTTGGCCGCGCAGCTTTATGGCTGGAAAGTTCTCCATGTGCCGCCTGCTGCGGAGTTCCCAGAAGCGGCATTGTCCGAGAGGGTCCAACCTCCGTCCCTGCTCACCCCACAGATGATTCAGACGAACGCAAAGTCGCCATACTATGTGACTGACCAGCAACTGAACAACTGGCACGCCCTGCACGGCTGGCGGCTCCAGTGCGATCAGTCGGGTGGATCTCCTCTCGCGTCTCAGTCCGACGGCTGGGTGCGCCTCGACGGGCACGTTTCTGCCAGCGGCTTCCCTGGTCCCTCGCCCGTGGCCGCAAATGGAACGTGGGACTGCTTAGCCTGTTACATGTGGCGCGGCGATTAA